Sequence from the Cucumis sativus cultivar 9930 chromosome 1, Cucumber_9930_V3, whole genome shotgun sequence genome:
aaaatagaattagtAGCACTCACCAGATTAGCCATGAGAGATTTAACTATAGATATCATAGATGGGTCACACAACCATATCCATAAAAGCAGAAGAGGAGTGCAATCTGAAAAAAGCCAAATGATTAGATAAGGAAGGCCTTTAAAAAATCTCTAGTTCATTAAGATTATGTCTTACCTGCAACTCCCAAGCACTAGAAGATGGAACCCATACATTAGCCACAGTAGCTTCCCTGAGTAATACAACAAAGTCGCAGATACATAGTAGAAAGAACATCACTAAAACCATGAATGCCTAAAACATGTAGATACACCATCAGCAATCTGATGTTGAATTCGAGGAGCAATCAAGTGAATAAACTGACAAATATACCTCCATGGAGCCTTGCAAGAAACACGAGTTATTGGAGTAGGCTGATGGAGCCCGAAATTTGTAAATGAATGCAGTAACAGTATGTTCTTATTCGATGTAAACAATAGACTGAATTACACAAACAATGAAAAGGAACATGATCAAATTGATCGAGATATCAATTTGAGAAactatgaaaagaaatttcctCCCCTCCGTTATCCTTTCTCTCAAGGATGGAACAGAATTCTAATCAAAATTTACCTACCTTTCCCTCCTACTGAAATTCtatttataacatatcaatgactCTAAATACCTTGGGTCCCACTGTGGTCCCCCTTTTACATGtgctattcctttctttccctttctaATGTAATGCATAATAATAGGTGGTCTAACGTAAGCCAAAGTACAGTTTGGGGTACAACATTTAGCCCCAACAAGATTTCTCCATGACACATCACGATCAGATAAAAACCTCCAAATCCATTTAGCCAGAAAGGCACAATTGCAATGCTTAAATACCAAGGCCACCCAAAAGTTATGGATACTGTGAAATCAACCAATTTACATTGTGCAGGCCACCATCACCATCCGATCCTTCCTGAAAGAAATCACTTACCAACTTATCAAGACATTTAATTACAGATACTAGAGccttaaatgaagaaaattaatgtGTAGGGATACTAGAAAGAGTAGCCTATATGAGTGTATGCCTGCCATCTTTCGAGATGTATGTATACTTCCGATTATGAAGTTTATACTGAAATTTCGAAACATCTACTACagatttttcattataaataataaaaaataccaaTTGGTTCTTAGACTAACTGAGGAGTTTCACTTCTTCTATAATTGCACTCTCCTGAAATATTTGTGGTAACTAGTAGATAATTTATCACCTATATCCTACcgataaattttctttaataaccGGTACAAagtctgattttttttttttcaatacatGGCTATAGTAATGAAGCTTTAGCTTTTCCAGGAAATGATTACACCAATAGGAGTAGCATTTGCAGTGGGTTTTCTTGGATGGGTTTATCAATCACTGAAACCTTCACCTCCAAAGATATGTGGATCAGAAAATGGCCCTCCAGTGACTTCACCTAGAGTAATGCTCAATGATGGAAGGCATTTGGCCTACAGAATATTTGGAGTTTCAAATGAAGAGGCTGAATACAAAATCATTATGTGCCATGGCTTCAATAGCTCCAAAGATATGTACTTACCTGCCTCTCAAGTATGAGACCGTTATTCTCTGcttagttataaatatgtttgcCTGAGCAGTTTTTAGGAGTTTTTGcagatataaatttatttaagttcTTGAATCTTTTGAACTTTGTCCTTGAGatgggttgaaaattttgtttctaagttTCTCACATTGGTGATAAGTGACAGGCatgaataaataaactatagacTATGGTATTGTGCTTTATTTGAGAATGCCTTTAGCTTTAACCTCATGTAATTTGATGCTTCCACAAATCTTAGTGTGTGCCTGACGTTATTTGGACAGTTTAATTGAAGGCGACAATTTAAGTGAAAATACAAGGcatctattttgttttaggtgataatatatttttgacTCTTGTAATTTAATCCTAGCCTTATCATATTATCTTTCCATGTTTATGTTACAAGGCCCTCTACTTCGCTGATCAATTGAAGCGTGAATCCCTTTACTTCTGTCTTATTATTCATTCATATattcagtttttcttttaattttcaggaATTTATGGATGAACTCAAGATATGTATAGTATTATATGACAGAGCTGGCTATGGAGAGAGTGACCCGTATCCATCACGTTCGGTGAAGTCTGAAGCATTTGATATTCAAGAATTAGCAGACAAATTGCACCTTGGCAcaaaattttatgtaattGGATGTTCAATTGGAGCATCGGGTATTTGGAGCTGTCTGAAATACATTCCACAAAGGTgcttttttgtcttttcacTGCGATCAACtgtttttcttcacttttttgGCTTTTTATACACTTTCACTAACCTTTATGCAGACTTTTAGGAGCGTCCCTAGTGGTTCCCTTTGCGAATTTCTGGTGGCCTTCAGTTCCTTCAGCTTTATCACGACAGGCTTTTAGGAAGCTTCCTCAATCTTACCAACGGACGTTTCAGATTGCACATTACACACCTTGGTTATACCACTGGTGGATTACACAAAAATGGTTCCCAACATTGGGAGCTGATGGCATGTTCAGTGATTCAGATCTAGAGATATTAAAGAGACTGTCCGGAGGCTTAAATCATAACCCGgtaattttcttctctataaTAAATCGATGTTTGATTAGAATATGATGATTCTTGATGCATGATGGATGCACCTGATCCAACATTCCTAGTTTCATCTGACTTTTAAGTATTAGATGCAATATGGAAAAATATCTATCACTTAAATTTTTCAGAAACACTTTCTATAGATTGACAAAAGTGTTTTTAGccaatgaaataattttatggTGTTTGCTTTTCAGTCATTTGATAATTCTAAATAAGTACAATATTACTGCATTTAGTGTATCCACATTTTGCTTCtttcaagatattttttttaaaagcacAACACTTACAGTTAtcccaaaattatttttatagtgtgttttggtgattttttaattttgaaatgtacTACTTTTGACCTCATTTACAAACATCATAATAAATTcgagaaaatttttaattagataaaaaaacttttacCAAATGGCGTTCAAACTCTTTACTGGTTTCGTCAATTGATACCTTGGTGCTTTATGGTATTGGTGGTAGGCATGTGTTATTGTAATTGCTTTCTTTTCGagtcttttttattaaaagcgGTAAAAAAAGTAGACATCGAGCCACGTGGAAACCCAAGTattgggagaaaaaccacgatatgactttcttattaatttctcttattaacaaaagttataagggaaaaataaatagacagCATGCTTatgataaaaaaggaaaggaaattaGGTTAAATCCTTCCTTGGGCCAagcccactaattctaacactccccctcaccATGCTTAGATATCAATGAGATCCAACTTGCTATCACATGAATCAAAGCTCTGTTTGAGATGTCCCTCGTGAGAACATCAACATTCTGTTGGTTCGAGGGGATGTAAAAAATGCATATGCTACCAttgttcaatctttttttaatgaaatgtCGATCAATCTCCATACgtttagttctatcatatTGAACTGAATTGTTGGCAATGCTAATAGTTGCCTTATTATCTTAGAATAATTTCATCGGCACCTGATAGTCCAGATAAAGGTTAGATTAAACTTTCTGACgccaaatttcctcacatatCCCTGAACTCATAGCCCTATACTCAGCTTTAGCACTACTTCTGGCGACAACCCTTTGCTTCTTACTTCTCTAGGTTACAAGATTGACCCATACAAATGTACAGTAACCAGAGGTGGATTTCTTGTCAACAACGAACCCTACCCAATCAGAATCAGATAGGTCTCAATAGCTCTCCTGTTGGTCTTCTTGAACATCAACCCTTTAGCAGGAGTTGTTTTTAAGTATCTCAAGATTCTATTAACTGCCTCCACCTCCATGTATTTCTCATGTGGAGCTTGCATGAACTGGCTAATGACCCTCACAACATAAGAGATATCTAGTTGAGTATGTGACAAGTAAATTAACTTTCCCACAATGCtctgatatttttctttatcaactaGAACTTTATCACTTGTATTTTCCAATTTACCGTTGAATTCAATAGGAGTATCAGTAGGACGAAATCCCAGCATACCTGTCTCGGTCAATAAATCAAGGGTATACTTCCTTCCAAGTAAGATACGAAGATACCTTCTTTAATCTAGCTACCCCATcccaaggaaatatttcaaattccCCAAGTCTTTAGTTTCAAACTCATCCCCAATCTTCCTTTTCAAATGGATGATCTTACAGTGTCATCCCCAGATAAAACAATGTcattaatataaacaatcaaCACGACAATCTTTCGATCCTTTGAGACTTTTGTGAACAAGGATTTATGAAGTTTGAAAATCCGATGATCAAACTAGGTTTCAAACCTTTGGAGGGGGCTCATATAGATTTTCTCTTCCAATTCTCCATTCAAGAACACATTCTTAACATCTAGCTGATATAGGGGCCACTCTTTATTTAACAGTATTTAGTTTTGcaattgagaaaaaagtttcaaagtGATCAACACCATAGGTTTGAGTAAACCCTTTTGCAACTAACCTGGCCTTGTGTGTGTTAAGAGTTTCATCGGCCTTGTATTTGAGTGTGAACACCCATTTACATCTCATGGTTTTATGTCCTTTGGGAGAGTACAGATCTCCTaagttttgttcttttcaagAGCTCTCGTTTCTTCTATAACTGTTGTTTTTCACTCAGGGCATTCTAAAGCAATGTGGATACTTTTAGGTATCATGGTAGAGTCAATTCTGGTTGTGCAGACTTTGAACTATGGTGATAGACTCTCATAGGAAACATAGTTATAAATGGGGTGTTTTCTACACGACCTAGTACCTTCCTCAGCCAATGGAAATGTCGAGAGAAGGATCATACTTATCTAGATTACCTAAATGATCTTGTTCGGCCTCATTACCACTGATTTCTACTTTGACCTAGTCTAATCAACTCTATCATTTTCTCCCATATCTTCAAGAACAAGAATATCGGACTTGTCATTCTCACATTTTACTGTCAACACATGAGTTAGTAGGACTAGTCATACCTTGATCTCGTGGAGTTTCAGAGCCTTGGACTGAAGTTGGCTGATCAGTAGGGGACTCTATTTCCTTTCTGAGATTCATCCTATAGTAGGTTTTCCAGGGAACTTGGTTTGTAGGTAAGACCATGAGATGAGGATCGAGGTCAGGTAAGGTAACAAGAGTAGGACTGGTAGACTCTAAGGGATagttagactcttcactcacatTCTCCCCCTGAAGATGACTAACGGGAAAGAATGGTCGATTCTCACAAAATGTGATATCCATAGTGACAAAGTATTTATGGGAAGGAGGATGGGAACATTTATAGCTTCATTGATGAAggggatacccaacaaacacacaCGCTTGAGCTCAAGGGGTGAATTTGGTTTGGTTAGGGCCAAAACTATGAACATAGGCTATACACCCAAACACATGAAAAGGAACTTCAGAAGTGAGGCGAGTAGAAGGATACGACTCCTTGAGACGATCTAAGGGAGTTTGGATATGGAGGACATGGGAAGACATTTTATTGATGAGATAGGCTGCAATAAAAACAGTATAATAGAAGTTATGGTAGACAGAGGAGACCTCGGAGTTATCAGTGATAAGGAAAGCTCAGGAAATACAGTATGATCATCAATAAAGGTCACAAACTACCGTTTCGCAGAGGAGGTAGTGACCTTTGAAGTACCCCAAACATCGCTATGGATTAGGGTGAACAGTTAAGTTGGCTTATATAGCTGTGATGGAAAGAAAACCCGATGTTGTTTGGCCTGAatacacacatcacaagataaATAGGAGGCATCAACTTTAGAGAAGAGACGAGGaaataaatactttatatattgaaaatttgggTGGTCTAATCGGAAATGCCATAACATACAACTttagaaatagtaaaatatgaaGATAGTGAACTAGTCCTAGGATTACTACTAGTAAAGGTATCATCGTCAAGAAGGTAAAGACTCTTGCTATGTCGGGATCATGCTCCCCGAGCTCAAGTCCTGGAAAGAAACTAAATCGGATAAGAAAGAAGCTTTGTAGTTCAACTCACTAGTGATCTTGCTTTTAGATAGCAAATTATAGGAAACCTTAGACACATGCAACACATTTTGGTGGGATAGCCCCTCAAAGGGGAAAATTTGCCCCTTCCTAGCAATTGGAACTAAGGAACCATCGACTATTTTGATCTTTTCATTACTAGCACAtagaatataagaaaaaaattcttagAGAAATCTGTTAACTGATCTATAGCACCAGAGTCTAGGATTCAGGGATTTTACCCATCGACACTGATAAGGCTAAGAGACTAAGGCATACCTGATTGCGCAATGGCTTCTAGAGTGGAGGGTGGACTGGGATCAATATAGTTTACCGTAAGGCCAGATGGTTGAGCGGTTCCAGCAGACTCACCCATATAAGAACGccttgaattttgtttatcatttGAGGAACGTTTCTTACCTCCTAGAGGATGACCATGAAGTTTCAACATTGATCCTTAGTGTGTCATTGTTTCTTGCAATGCTCGGAGATAGGGATTGATTTTCGGTCGTTCTTCTCACTGTCATGGGTTAAGGATCTAGCATTGAAGGCAGCGGAGTCAGTAGTGGAGTAGTCAGGACACTCATGGCACTTGTACGGTCTTCTCCAAGACGGACTTCATAACACATTTccattaaaaaggaaaatggtcTCTGGCCTAATATACGACCACAAACAATGTCAAACTTGGGGTTGAGACCTACAAGGAAGTCATAAACCTGATCAGCTTCTTTGAGTCTAGCATACTGTATGTTGTCATTCAGAGTATCCCATACTGTCTCTCTGCACAGGTCTATCTCTCTGCACAGGTCTATCTCTTGCTAAGTAGTGAAAGTTTATTGAAGTATGAAGTAACATCCAGAGTTCCTTGCTTGCAATCATGGACTTATTTCCTCAGTGTATACAGATGAGAGGCGTTTTGACGCTTTGAATAGAGTTTTTGAATAGTGTTTCATAGATCATTCATAGTTGTTGCATAAAGCAGAGGCTTCCTAATTTTTGGTTCCATACTAGTAATCAACAGGGATTGAATAAGATAGTCAACTCCTCTGCAGAAACATTCTAGGCATCAACGGGTAGGGGTCGTCGAGTCTCCTCTGTCAGAAAACCGAATTGGTGACGTCCCTTAAGAAACATTGACCATTTGAGActaggaaaaaataattttggtcATTCAGCTTCTCTCCTGGGAAAACACCTGTAGAGGATGCCAGAGAACtagttatataatttgagGACAAAGCATGTAACAAAGTTACCGGGTTCTTGGAATACATCTACAAGTCGGTTGGTTTGGATTGTGTCTAAGATTCACCAACttcaaactttgatttattatagAGTTGATCAATCCCAATATCATGGAAGTGTGATTGCAGTAAAGGATCAAAATACATTGGTGCGTGAAAAGAGGGCAGTGCGTGAATACGCGACTGACTAAGATGGTGCTGCAGCTGAACTGCAGAGGCGACGAACGGTGGTCTGTGTGGGGGTACGTGCTTGGCAGCGGCGGTGGCACGTTGGCGGACAAATGTGGCACATGCAGCTCTTTCCCTCCACTAGGCGGCACGACTGATTCCAAAGGTGGGCCCATTGTGATCACTGACGACATCTCTAGCCGGTGGAGCAACTTTTCCATGGCGGCAGTGACAACGATATCCACGGCAGCGTTGACAATGGCTGTCTCTTCTGTCTCTGTTTGAGTTTGATCAACAATCGTGTCTAGGGTTTTGTCTTTACTCTGATATCACATTAAAAGCGATAAAGAAAATAGACACCGAGTTACGTAGAAAACCGAATACCGAAAGAAAAACCATGATCTaactttcttattaatttctgTTATTAACAAAAGATAGAAGGAGGCAATAAATAGATAAGAATAGACAACATCTTAtgataaaaagagaaagaaaattgggTTAGATCCTTCTTTGGGCCAAAACTCACTCattctaacatttttcatACTGGGATGCACATTAAAATGGAACGTATGTCAAGAAATCTagattttatacaaaataaagagGTCAGCCATAacttctattttcaaatttgaatatatttcaCGTGGTTCATGTCTTTATCTGCTGTACCTTTAaatatcatcatcattttgaCAGAGTTATGCTTTGAGTTAACATGTTTGACATAATTCATTTACCAAATCAGTTATAATCTTTTTGCAAACGAATTTAGGAAAAAGTGGCGCAACAAGGTGAACATGAATCACTGAACCGAGACATACTGGCTGTTTTGGGAAGAAAATGGGAGTTTGATCCCATCATCGACGTGAACAATCCATTCCCTGATAACAATGGCTCTGTTCATATTTGGCAAGGTTGCGAAGACCGTGTTGTTGCTCTTGAGTTTAATCGTTTTATAGCAGAGAAACTTCCATGGATTCAGTATCATGAAGTTCCTGATGGTGGACATCTAATAATTCATGATGTTGAAAAATGCGAAGCTATAATAAGGGCACTTTTGGCCAGATGAGTCCATCCTTGTGGGGTGACACTGCCATTGTGTACTGTACTGTTGTATTTTATTAGTTGCATTATATCCCACGATAAATTTCCATTCAGTAGTGCCAACAAACTGATCCTCCAGAAGATTGATGTATTCTGAAttgcaatttattttgctGCTGCTGATTGTATCATGTACCTGGACTGGGCTTAGAACAGCTTTGTTAAGGTGAtagattatattcaaaatcaatctttGACTTTTAtgcttttgaaatataaacttGATTTGAGTTAACAAGACTTGGCCTAGTCCAAATAAAAGCTTAATTTCTAGTGATTACTATAATATTCTAGACAAATTAACTGTAGGAGATATTTAGGGTAAAAATATCTAGATAATATGAGAAAGAAATGTAATTATAGAGAATATTCTAGAAAGACATTTGTAATCATCATATCAAGTATGTGTTGAGCAAAATCTTAGTCATACATTTAGGAGTGTCAAAAATGTGGTGGACATTGAGGACGAGGAAGAGGACAGGGACATGGTTGGAGGCCCAATGAAGACAATAGTAATAGATACCAATGAAGACAATTGGGAAACTCAACGAGAGGTAATGGGGAGAGCAACTCAAAATCAACTTATGATAAATCATAACATTAAATGCTATAATTGTAAGAAGTTTGATCATTATCCATACAAATGTAGAGCTCCTAGAAATAACAAAGTTGAATAGAAAACAAACTACATTGAAGAAAGAAGTCAAGAATGTGGCACTGCTTCCATGTATTTTTGTGTGTAGTTTGAATCGCAATTGTATAGATAGTGTGCTCGATGTAATGAACATCAATCGTTCATAGTTTTATCATTAAGGCTCTAAGGGTGCGGCTTTATTTAGGTGACATGACTACATATACGATAAAAGGTGCAATTTGTGTGATCTTATTTCATTGTTTAAACCTTATGATTTGTCTCTTGTTTAAAAGTTTGTCTCCTACCTAAGTGCAAGTGAAATGAGAGGTTTTTTAGGTAAATTAGAGTTGAAcacaaaaattttaagataatcTCGAACGAAGGTTGACATGGATATGAATTATTCTGAATATTGTTGAACAAACTTTTCTTATCACATACTATAAAAATAGGGAAAGAAGAATTACTAACGtgataataatgaaatgaacaaataaatcCCTTTGACGTgatataaatatcatatttaactTCAATTAAGGATGAACAACCTCTCATGGCCTTCATCACATGTGCTCGCCTCTTGGTGCCTAAATGTCACATATGTTCATCTTTCAAGATCCATATGATAAGGTTCAAAgcacataatttattttatttctaacatTACTTCTacctttgttttgtttaatgaagTCTTAGTTATTTGCTCTATTGAGTAGTTAACTCTCAATTCTTAATTCTTTCTCTTGAACAGAATTAGGCGTTGAATATAGCTATGattaaacaaactaaacaTTACAACCATCGAGATTTCTTAAAGagaacattttaattttttattttaatcactACGTAGAAAACTAAAACACGTAGTAAGTAAAGAGATGAGAGAATGATAACAAAAGTGCATTgcatttatattaaaaacttTAGGCCTCTCGGCCATTGAATTCATAGTACAAATATAGTATAAAGAAAAGttgtaaatgaaaatagaCACAAAGAGATGCCAATGTGTGCGGCTAAAGCACTGAGAGGTTGCCCGCCTTAATCAAGGAGAAATGACTAATATAATGCATCCAAGATGATTAGGTATAAATCATAGATTAACTTTATGTATTTGGATCCCGAGAGGCGAGCAAGTATGACAATGACGCCAAGAGGTTGTTTGCCTTAATTCAAAGTTAATGTATGCTTTATATCGCCTTGAATTATTAAAGCACAATTTCTtgcatttaaataattaaactattcCTCTCTTGCCATGCCTAGACATGAGTTTAATGTCCA
This genomic interval carries:
- the LOC101204358 gene encoding uncharacterized protein LOC101204358, which gives rise to MITPIGVAFAVGFLGWVYQSLKPSPPKICGSENGPPVTSPRVMLNDGRHLAYRIFGVSNEEAEYKIIMCHGFNSSKDMYLPASQEFMDELKICIVLYDRAGYGESDPYPSRSVKSEAFDIQELADKLHLGTKFYVIGCSIGASGIWSCLKYIPQRLLGASLVVPFANFWWPSVPSALSRQAFRKLPQSYQRTFQIAHYTPWLYHWWITQKWFPTLGADGMFSDSDLEILKRLSGGLNHNPEKVAQQGEHESLNRDILAVLGRKWEFDPIIDVNNPFPDNNGSVHIWQGCEDRVVALEFNRFIAEKLPWIQYHEVPDGGHLIIHDVEKCEAIIRALLAR